In Erigeron canadensis isolate Cc75 chromosome 6, C_canadensis_v1, whole genome shotgun sequence, the following are encoded in one genomic region:
- the LOC122602927 gene encoding uncharacterized protein LOC122602927, translating into MISLAALALMTLPDHRRLFQMVPDDIKHMWNEWALRALLLISLASQIILILLGNVRKYNPRTRVRMALWFAYIMTSAVASAALGVIIRTAFDVSTDSHTLSQLHKISTSEFMSFWAPFLLLHLGGPDTITAFALEDNELSLRQFMEIIFQSGVALYILLLSWPGCSHLPLLSMLVYMAGFIKCTERIRALRQANTENLRESMLGPPDPGPDYPKFLEEFHLKKSQGFNVKIVEVAETPLLADDHSYPAEGKEISEAYDLFQTFKRLFVDLILTFKDRDYSQSYFRHLKSDDAFRVVEIELGFAFDMLYTKANVVYTFTGLRLRLLSIIFLLMVPVGFYYVRGVDDYHFMDIVITYLLIGTAIFMEIIAVYTMLRSDWTDLWLSQWNLTRKILIFPFFKKVTKKRWSGSIAQFDLISVALEEKPASFLKIQKAVGIDDIRVKHRYKTYSKVSDDLKELIYCQFREFMVLNSDPKALCTHKGSFSLRKNECDALLWSITKVEFDQSILIWHIATTLCFLEVDNQDGADIGVCRTESKHISDYLLYLLVSYPLMLPRGIGMIRYRDTCAEAKRFFNKKGLITEKVEACRKLLEVDCMDILPSIVKGDRCKSVLFDGCRLALTLKKMKRERIWRVTSQVWIEILAYAATHCSGFFHEQQLRKGGEFLTHVWLLMAHLGITEQFQELQGHARARIIV; encoded by the exons ATGATCTCCCTTGCtg CTTTAGCGTTGATGACGCTTCCAGACCACCGAAGATTATTCCAAATGGTACCTGATGACATTAAGCATATGTGGAATGAGTGGGCATTGCGTGCCCTGCTTTTGATCAGCCTTGCTTCTCAGATCATATTAATTTTACTAGGCAATGTTCGAAAATATAATCCAAGAACACGGGTCAGAATGGCTCTCTGGTTTGCCTACATAATGACATCAGCAGTCGCATCAGCAGCTCTTGGTGTTATAATCCGAACTGCCTTTGATGTATCCACTGACTCTCATACCCTTTCACAACTTCATAAAATAAGCACTAGTGAGTTCATGTCTTTTTGGGCACCGTTTCTCCTTCTTCACCTTGGGGGTCCAGATACTATCACCGCTTTTGCGTTGGAAGATAATGAGCTTTCATTAAGACAATTTATGGAGATCATTTTTCAATCAGGAGTGGCTCTTTATATCCTCTTGTTGTCATGGCCCGGGTGTTCCCATCTCCCGCTACTAAGTATGCTGGTGTACATGGCTGGTTTCATCAAATGCACTGAACGTATCCGAGCTTTAAGGCAAGCAAATACAGAGAATCTCCGTGAATCGATGCTCGGTCCTCCTGACCCAGGTCCCGATTATCCCAAATTCCTTGAGGAGTTCCACTTGAAAAAGTCTCAGGGGTTTAACGTGAAAATTGTGGAGGTCGCCGAGACCCCTCTCCTAGCCGATGATCATTCATATCCTGCAGAAGGTAAAGAAATATCAGAAGCTTATGATCTATTTCAAACATTCAAGCGTCTTTTTGTTGATCTCATCCTCACGTTTAAAGATAGAGATTATAGTCAATCCTACTTCCGCCATCTTAAATCAGATGATGCTTTCCGTGTAGTTGAGATTGAACTTGGATTtgcatttgacatgctttataCTAAGGCAAATGTGGTGTATACGTTTACTGGGCTCCGTCTGCGCCTCCTTAGCATTATTTTCCTTCTTATGGTACCAGTTGGCTTCTATTATGTCCGTGGTGTGGACGATTACCACTTTATGGACATTGTTATAACTTACCTATTAATTGGTACAGCAATCTTTATGGAAATAATTGCAGTCTATACCATGCTGCGATCTGATTGGACTGATCTTTGGTTGAGCCAATGGAACCTAACCCGAAAAATCCTCATATTCCCTTTCTTCAAAAAAGTGACCAAAAAAAGGTGGTCGGGTTCCATTGCACAGTTTGACCTAATCAGTGTTGCTCTTGAAGAGAAGCCCGCTAGTTTTTTGAAGATTCAGAAAGCCGTTGGGATAGATGACATTCGGGTAAAGCACCGCTACAAGACTTATAGTAAAGTCTCTGATGACCTAAAAGAGTTGATCTATTGTCAGTTTCGTGAGTTCATGGTTTTAAATTCCGACCCCAAAGCGTTATGCACTCATAAAGGAAGTTTTTCTCTCAGAAAGAATGAGTGTGATGCTCTGCTATGGAGCATCACTAAGGTGGAATTCGATCAAAGCATCCTTATATGGCACATTGCCACCACTCTCTGCTTTTTAGAGGTGGACAATCAAGATGGTGCTGACATTGGTGTATGTCGTACCGAAAGCAAGCACATATCTGACTATCTGTTGTATCTTCTCGTGTCATACCCTCTTATGTTACCAAGAGGTATCGGCATGATCAGGTACCGTGACACCTGTGCTGAAGCCAAGCGTTTCTTCAACAAAAAAGGTTTGATAACCGAAAAGGTTGAAGCCTGCAGAAAGTTGCTTGAAGTTGATTGTATGGACATTTTGCCTAGTATAGTGAAGGGGGATCGATGCAAGTCTGTCCTTTTTGATGGCTGTAGACTCGCGTTGACtttgaaaaagatgaaaagagaACGCATCTGGAGAGTCACAAGTCAAGTATGGATCGAGATTCTAGCCTACGCTGCTACTCACTGTAGCGGATTCTTCCATGAGCAGCAGCTTCGTAAAGGAGGGGAGTTCCTGACTCATGTTTGGCTTCTGATGGCACATTTGGGCATCACTGAGCAGTTTCAGGAATTACAAGGTCATGCTAGAGCTAGAATTATCGTCTGA
- the LOC122602938 gene encoding putative F-box protein At3g52320: MSDNIPFESQMEIIQRISDTKSLIRCRSVSKAWKFVLDSKKFVNAHTLRHEAHNLHLLIQERDLEVKYVDDDTFPHQKHVFILHSVHKFINDDSMILGSSHGLLCLYELEMRIAVIWNPWIRKTVDVAIPNVFSKHYTRTVVGFGVCPCRLEPKLVKITYNVDFGRLKYRNTSSQVEVLTLSSGGTWRSPLSSNLPHKSIWFEFSQAVVDGFIYWNAYKRIIVGGAFLTPKLIMSFDLTREELTQVNLPDCLALNHGDVLLLCNLRESLATLEFEFNVYNETVTHHVWMMIGHGCTRSFTKLYSINETDASIYTTLVFRKTGAPIVAVKNNKDDHYSEFELAIHEPESVTNTKIGIHGTRFVHSDMETLLLLGH; the protein is encoded by the coding sequence atGTCAGACAACATCCCATTTGAAAGCCAAATGGAAATCATTCAGAGGATCTCTGATACAAAATCTTTGATTCGGTGCCGATCGGTCTCAAAAGCATGGAAATTTGTGCTCGATAGCAAGAAGTTTGTTAATGCTCATACCCTCCGCCATGAGGCCCACAATCTTCATCTACTTATACAAGAACGAGATCTCGAGGTAAAATATGTTGACGATGACACTTTCCCACATCAAAAGCATGTGTTCATTCTGCACTCAGTTCACAAATTTATTAATGATGATTCAATGATACTCGGTTCTTCTCATGGCTTGTTATGTTTGTACGAACTTGAAATGAGGATCGCTGTTATCTGGAATCCTTGGATTAGAAAAACTGTTGATGTTGCAATACCTAATGTGTTTAGCAAACACTACACTAGGACTGTAGTTGGTTTTGGCGTTTGTCCTTGCCGTCTTGAACCTAAGCTTGTCAAAATTACTTATAATGTTGATTTTGGAAGATTAAAATATAGAAATACTAGCTCCCAAGTTGAGGTACTTACGTTAAGTTCAGGAGGGACTTGGAGAAGTCCGTTAAGTAGCAACCTTCCTCATAAATCCATTTGGTTTGAATTTTCTCAAGCAGTTGTAGATGGGTTTATCTATTGGAATGCCTATAAGAGGATTATCGTGGGTGGTGCATTTCTGACTCCCAAACTGATCATGTCATTTGATTTGACAAGGGAAGAACTCACCCAAGTAAACCTTCCTGATTGTTTAGCACTTAACCATGGTGATGTTTTGTTGCTATGTAACCTAAGGGAGTCTCTTGCTACCCTCGAGTTCGAGTTCAATGTATACAATGAGACAGTAACTCATCATGTGTGGATGATGATTGGGCATGGTTGTACTAGATCCTTTACTAAGCTATACTCCATTAATGAAACTGATGCATCAATATATACCACATTGGTATTCCGAAAAACTGGTGCACCCATAGTCGCAGTGAAGAATAACAAGGATGATCATTATTCTGAATTTGAACTTGCTATACATGAACCAGAATCAGTAACCAACACTAAGATCGGAATTCATGGTACTCGTTTTGTGCATTCCGACATGGAAACACTACTTTTGCTTGGTCATTGA
- the LOC122602940 gene encoding uncharacterized protein LOC122602940, giving the protein MTLPDHRVLFQVVPDDVKHMWNEWALRALILISLASQITLILLGNVRKYNPRTRVRMALWFAYIMALAVASAALGVITRTALDVCTDSHTLSQVHKMSTSELMSFWAPFLLLHLGGPDAITAFALEDNELSLRQFMEIIFQSGVALYILLLSWPGCSDLPQLSIPVYVAGFIKCAERIRALRLANTENLRDSMLGPPDPGPNYHKFLEDLQLKKSQGFNVKVEEVPETPLPANDHSYPAEGKEISEAYNLFQTFKRLFVDLILTFEDRDGSQSYFRHLKSDDAFRVVEIELGFAFDMLYTKANVVYTFTGLFLRLLSIIFLLMVPVGFYYVCDMDDYHFIDVVITYLLTGTTMFMEIIAVVTMLRSDWTDLWLSQRNLTRKILIFPFFKKVTKKRWSGSIAQFDLLSVALEEKPASFLKIQTLVGIDDIRVKHRYKTYSKVSEDLKNLIYSQFLEFMVLNSDPKALCTHKGSFSLRKNECDALLWSITKVEFDQSILIWHIATTLCFSEKDNQDGTDNDVCRRESKHISDYLLYLLVSYPVMLPIGIGMIRYRDTCAEATRFFNEKGFITEKSEACRKLVEVDSLEVLPSKVKGDRCKSVLFDGCRLALTLKKMKRERMWRVMSQVWIEILAYASTHCRGFHHEQQLRKGGEFLTHVWLLMAHLGITEQFQVSQGHARARINVL; this is encoded by the coding sequence ATGACGCTTCCAGACCACAGAGTATTGTTCCAAGTGGTACCAGATGACGTTAAGCATATGTGGAACGAGTGGGCATTGCGTGCCCTAATTTTGATCAGCCTTGCTTCTCAGATCACATTGATTTTACTAGGCAACGTTCGAAAATATAATCCTAGAACAAGGGTCAGAATGGCTCTCTGGTTTGCCTACATAATGGCATTAGCAGTCGCATCAGCAGCTCTTGGTGTTATAACCCGAACTGCCTTAGATGTATGCACCGACTCCCATACCctttcacaagttcacaaaatgAGCACTAGTGAGCTCATGTCTTTTTGGGCACCGTTTCTCCTTCTTCACCTTGGTGGTCCAGATGCTATTACTGCCTTTGCGTTGGAAGATAATGAGCTTTCATTAAGACAATTTATGGAGATCATTTTTCAATCAGGAGTAGCTCTTTACATCCTCTTGCTGTCATGGCCCGGGTGTTCTGATCTACCACAACTAAGTATACCGGTCTACGTAGCTGGTTTCATCAAATGTGCTGAACGTATTCGGGCTTTAAGGCTAGCAAATACAGAGAATCTTCGTGACTCGATGCTTGGTCCTCCTGACCCAGGTCCTAATTATCACAAATTCctggaggatctccagttgaaaAAGTCTCAAGGGTTTAACGTGAAAGTTGAGGAGGTCCCCGAGACCCCTCTCCCGGCCAATGATCATTCATATCCTGCCGAAGGTAAAGAAATATCTGAAGCTTATAATCTATTTCAAACATTCAAGCGGCTTTTCGTCGATCTCATCCTCACATTTGAAGATAGAGATGGTAGTCAATCCTACTTCCGCCATCTCAAATCAGATGATGCTTTCCGTGTTGTTGAGATTGAACTTGGATTtgcatttgacatgctttacaCAAAGGCAAATGTGGTGTATACTTTTACTGGGCTCTTCCTTCGCCTTCTTAGCATTATTTTCCTTCTTATGGTACCAGTTGGCTTCTATTATGTCTGTGATATGGACGATTACCACTTTATCGACGTTGTCATAACGTACCTATTAACTGGTACAACAATGTTTATGGAAATAATTGCGGTCGTTACCATGCTGCGCTCTGATTGGACCGATCTTTGGTTGAGCCAACGGAACCTAACCCGGAAAATCCTCATATTCCCTTTCTTCAAGAAAGTTACCAAAAAAAGGTGGTCGGGTTCCATTGCACAGTTTGACCTGCTAAGCGTTGCTCTTGAAGAGAAGCCTGCTAGTTTTTTGAAGATTCAGACACTCGTTGGCATAGATGACATTCGTGTAAAGCACCGCTACAAGACTTATAGTAAAGTTTCTGAAGACCTAAAAAATTTAATCTACAGTCAGTTTCTTGAGTTCATGGTTTTAAACTCTGACCCCAAAGCGTTATGCACTCATAAAGGAAGTTTTTCTCTCCGAAAGAACGAGTGTGATGCTCTTCTATGGAGCATCACTAAGGTGGAATTCGATCAAAGCATTCTTATATGGCACATTGCCACCACTCTTTGCTTTTCAGAGAAGGACAATCAAGATGGAACCGACAACGATGTATGTCGTAGGGAAAGCAAGCACATATCTGACTATCTGTTGTATCTTCTCGTGTCATACCCCGTTATGTTACCAATAGGTATCGGCATGATCAGGTACCGTGACACCTGTGCTGAAGCCACGCGTTTCTTCAACGAAAAAGGTTTCATTACCGAAAAATCAGAAGCCTGCAGAAAGTTGGTTGAAGTAGATAGTTTGGAAGTTTTGCCTAGTAAAGTGAAGGGGGACCGATGCAAGTCTGTCCTTTTTGACGGATGCAGACTCGCGTTGACtttgaaaaagatgaaaagGGAACGAATGTGGAGAGTCATGAGTCAAGTGTGGATCGAGATTCTGGCTTACGCTTCTACTCACTGCAGGGGATTTCACCATGAGCAGCAGCTTAGGAAAGGAGGCGAGTTTCTGACTCATGTCTGGCTTCTAATGGCACATTTGGGGATCACCGAGCAGTTCCAGGTTTCTCAAGGGCATGCTAGGGCTAGAATCAACGTCTTGTAA
- the LOC122602928 gene encoding peptide deformylase 1A, chloroplastic-like has product MEVIRRLSKPLAGEYLRQTLINTSQIKPILEPRIFSSSSSSYSTQVGWFNGLGKKKKIISLPSIVQAGDPVLHEPAREVMVGEIGSERIQKIIDDMIQVMRRRPGVGLAAPQIGIPLKIIVVEDTKEYIAQEPEEETKAHDRHPFDLMVILNPKLRKKSNKSALFFEGCLSVDGYRALVERFLEVEVRGLDRDGKPMKVNASGWQARILQHECDHLEGTLYVDKMVKRTFRTVENVDLPLASSCPKQGVC; this is encoded by the exons ATGGAGGTGATACGACGGCTGTCAAAACCACTCGCCGGCGAATACTTGAGGCAAACCCTAATCAATACATCTCAGATTAAGCCCATTCTAGAACCAAGAAttttctcttcttcatcatcttcttattCTACTCAAGTAGGCTGGTTTAATGGGttgggaaagaaaaaaaagattatcaGTTTACCATCTATTGTGCAAGCCGGTGACCCGGTTCTTCATGAACCCGCCCGAGAAGTCATGGTTGGAGAAATCGGGTCGGAGCGTATCCAGAAGATAATTGATGATATGATTCAAGTTATGAGAAGACGACCCGGGGTTGGCCTTGCTGCTCCCCAAATTGGTATTCCTTTAAAA ATTATTGTAGTGGAGGATACTAAAGAATACATAGCACAAGAACCAGAAGAAGAGACCAAGGCACATGACAGGCATCCTTTTGATCTTATG GTTATTTTGAACCCAAAACTTAGAAAAAAGAGCAACAAGTCAGCATTGTTTTTTGAAGGCTGTTTAAG TGTTGATGGATACAGAGCATTGGTTGAAAGGTTTCTTGAGGTAGAGGTTAGGGGGTTGGATCGAGATGGGAAGCCCATGAAGGTGAATGCTAGTGGGTGGCAGGCTCGTATTTTACAACACGAATGTGATCATCTAGAGGGAACTCTGTATGTTGACAAGATGGTGAAACGAACATTTAGGACCGTTGAGAATGTGGACTTGCCTCTTGCTAGTAGCTGTCCTAAGCAGGGTGTTTGCTAG